One bacterium genomic window carries:
- a CDS encoding enoyl-CoA hydratase-related protein, with the protein MSDKNLVNYTTANGLAIIELTDPPANTYTYEMMKQLDAAILEARMDDSVHVIVLKGGGEKFFCAGANIRMLQEVTPRFKYFFCLHANETLNRLEQTPKLVIAALNGHCVGGGLEIAMAADIRLAKKGAGKIGLPEVTLGVLPGTGGTQRLARLVGKARALEMMATGRTFEFEEAEQLGLVTHVLPAEGFWEKVLEYARQFLPPNKASKAVGLIKRAVQSGVEVSFSESLAIERELQQQLFQSEDAKEGLTAYNEKRKANFAGK; encoded by the coding sequence ATGTCCGACAAGAACCTGGTGAATTACACCACCGCCAACGGCCTGGCGATCATTGAATTGACCGACCCCCCTGCCAATACCTACACCTATGAAATGATGAAGCAGTTGGATGCCGCCATTCTCGAAGCGCGCATGGATGACAGCGTGCACGTGATCGTGCTCAAAGGCGGCGGGGAGAAGTTTTTTTGCGCCGGCGCCAACATTCGCATGCTGCAGGAAGTCACGCCGCGGTTCAAATACTTCTTCTGCCTGCACGCCAATGAGACGCTGAACCGGCTGGAGCAAACACCCAAGCTGGTGATCGCGGCGTTGAACGGCCATTGCGTCGGCGGCGGCTTGGAAATCGCCATGGCAGCGGACATTCGGTTGGCGAAAAAGGGCGCGGGCAAGATTGGTTTGCCGGAAGTGACGCTGGGCGTGCTGCCGGGCACGGGCGGCACGCAGCGGCTGGCGCGTCTGGTTGGCAAGGCGCGCGCTCTCGAAATGATGGCCACCGGCCGTACGTTCGAATTCGAGGAAGCCGAGCAGTTGGGCCTGGTCACTCACGTGTTGCCCGCGGAGGGCTTCTGGGAAAAAGTGTTGGAATACGCGCGCCAGTTCCTGCCGCCCAACAAGGCCAGCAAGGCCGTGGGCTTGATCAAGCGCGCGGTGCAATCGGGCGTCGAGGTTTCGTTCAGCGAGAGCCTGGCCATCGAGCGCGAGCTGCAGCAACAGCTTTTCCAAAGTGAAGACGCCAAGGAAGGTTTGACCGCGTACAACGAAAAGCGCAAAGCAAACTTCGCCGGCAAGTGA
- a CDS encoding class I SAM-dependent rRNA methyltransferase, which produces MPKLFLKPGRDRAVRRFHPWIFSGAVGRREGEAEPGAVVDVFGADAKFLARGFYNPHSQIVCRLLTWQEQEIGREFFRERIAAAYHSRLRLWPAAEGTDSFRVVNAEGDGLPGLIVDKYADFLVVQLGTAGMAARRAMVAEALQEVISPRGIFEKSAGPALLEEGLSPAVQVLFGEAPPEIITIRENNLRFEVNVGAGQKTGFFLDQRENRAWVARLSAGRSVLNGFGYTGAFSAYAAHAGAASVVTVDSSAAAIALAQDNFRRNGLTVVAENFVTADLFRYLRETALPFDLIILDPPAFAHRQKEVDNAARAYKDINLQALKIIAPGGLLLTCSCSQPVSPDLFQKILFAAAVDANRRVRILGQSGHAPDHPISLYHPEGRYLQAVLLAVD; this is translated from the coding sequence ATGCCCAAACTCTTCCTCAAACCCGGCCGTGACCGCGCGGTGCGCCGGTTTCACCCCTGGATCTTCTCCGGCGCCGTCGGTCGCCGGGAGGGTGAGGCCGAACCCGGTGCCGTGGTCGACGTGTTCGGCGCCGACGCCAAGTTCCTGGCGCGCGGCTTCTACAATCCCCACTCCCAAATCGTTTGCCGTCTGCTCACCTGGCAGGAGCAGGAGATCGGCCGCGAGTTCTTCCGCGAGCGGATCGCAGCAGCCTATCACAGCCGGCTGCGCCTGTGGCCGGCCGCCGAAGGCACCGACTCTTTTCGCGTGGTGAATGCCGAGGGTGACGGCCTGCCCGGCTTGATCGTGGACAAGTATGCGGATTTTCTGGTGGTGCAGCTCGGCACGGCGGGCATGGCGGCCAGGCGCGCGATGGTGGCTGAGGCGCTGCAGGAAGTGATTTCGCCGCGCGGCATTTTCGAGAAGAGCGCCGGCCCGGCGCTGCTGGAGGAAGGATTGTCGCCGGCGGTGCAGGTGTTGTTCGGCGAGGCGCCGCCGGAAATCATTACGATTCGCGAAAACAACTTGCGATTTGAAGTGAATGTCGGCGCCGGCCAGAAGACGGGCTTCTTTCTGGATCAACGCGAGAATCGCGCCTGGGTGGCACGCTTGAGCGCCGGCCGCAGCGTGCTCAACGGCTTTGGCTACACCGGAGCGTTTTCGGCTTATGCCGCCCATGCCGGCGCCGCCAGCGTGGTGACGGTGGACTCTTCTGCCGCGGCCATCGCGCTGGCGCAGGACAATTTTCGGCGCAACGGCTTGACCGTGGTCGCGGAGAATTTCGTGACCGCGGATCTCTTCCGCTATCTGCGCGAAACCGCGCTGCCATTCGATTTGATTATTCTCGATCCCCCGGCCTTCGCTCACCGCCAAAAGGAGGTCGACAACGCCGCCCGCGCCTACAAGGACATCAATTTGCAGGCGCTGAAGATCATCGCGCCGGGCGGATTGTTGCTCACCTGTTCCTGCTCGCAGCCGGTTTCACCCGATCTCTTTCAAAAAATCCTGTTCGCTGCCGCGGTGGATGCCAATCGCCGCGTGCGCATCCTCGGGCAGAGCGGCCACGCTCCTGATCATCCCATCAGCCTCTATCATCCCGAAGGCCGCTATCTGCAGGCGGTTTTGTTGGCGGTGGATTAA
- a CDS encoding acetyl-CoA C-acyltransferase: MFPEIFIVSAARTPNGKFGGAFAEMSAPELGAIAARAALERARLQPSQFNEVIMGNARPAGVGPNPARQIAKRAGVPAEVPAYTVNKACGSSLRALINAVQALKCGDAEAILVGGSESMSRVPYLLTKARWGYRLGHEKVVDAMYQDGFLCPLCGQIMGETAETLAQQYNISREEQDRYAMETQHRCEAARQQGRFDDEIVPVEITVGRGEKKIITADEHPRDGVTMASLAKLPPVFAEGGSVHAGNSSGLVDAAAALVVATEAFVKRNQTPVLARIAGYTTAGVDPAIMGIAPVPAVRRLLQQHNLQLSDIDLIELNEAFAAQVLACDRELHFDRARLNVNGGAIALGHPIGATGARITVTLLYEMQKRKARRGLATLCISGGLGIALLVESV; this comes from the coding sequence ATGTTTCCTGAGATCTTCATCGTGTCCGCGGCGCGCACGCCCAACGGCAAGTTTGGCGGTGCATTTGCGGAAATGAGCGCGCCCGAGCTGGGCGCCATTGCCGCGCGGGCCGCGCTCGAGCGCGCCCGTTTGCAGCCTTCCCAATTCAATGAAGTGATCATGGGCAATGCCCGGCCCGCCGGCGTCGGGCCCAACCCGGCGCGGCAAATCGCCAAACGCGCCGGCGTGCCCGCTGAAGTTCCGGCCTACACGGTGAACAAAGCCTGCGGCTCGAGTTTGCGCGCGCTGATCAATGCCGTGCAGGCACTGAAATGCGGCGACGCTGAAGCCATTCTGGTGGGCGGCAGCGAGAGCATGAGCCGCGTGCCCTATCTGCTCACCAAGGCGCGCTGGGGCTACCGGCTGGGCCATGAGAAAGTCGTCGATGCCATGTATCAAGACGGTTTTCTCTGCCCGCTGTGCGGCCAAATCATGGGCGAGACCGCCGAGACGCTGGCGCAGCAGTACAATATTTCGCGGGAAGAACAGGATCGTTATGCGATGGAGACCCAGCATCGTTGCGAGGCGGCGCGCCAACAGGGCCGCTTCGACGACGAAATCGTGCCGGTCGAAATCACCGTGGGCAGGGGCGAGAAAAAGATTATCACCGCAGATGAACACCCGCGCGACGGTGTGACCATGGCAAGTCTGGCCAAGCTGCCGCCGGTGTTCGCCGAGGGGGGCAGCGTTCACGCCGGCAATTCCTCCGGCCTCGTCGATGCTGCGGCCGCGCTGGTGGTGGCCACCGAGGCCTTCGTCAAGCGCAACCAGACGCCCGTGCTCGCCCGGATTGCCGGCTATACCACTGCCGGGGTCGATCCCGCGATCATGGGCATCGCTCCGGTGCCGGCGGTGCGCCGGCTGCTGCAGCAGCACAATCTCCAACTCAGCGACATCGATCTCATCGAATTGAATGAAGCGTTTGCCGCGCAGGTTTTGGCGTGCGACCGCGAGCTGCATTTCGACCGCGCGCGCTTGAATGTCAACGGCGGCGCGATTGCCCTCGGCCATCCCATCGGCGCCACCGGCGCGCGCATCACCGTGACGCTGCTGTATGAAATGCAGAAGCGCAAGGCCCGGCGCGGCCTCGCCACGCTGTGCATCAGCGGCGGCCTCGGCATTGCCCTGCTGGTGGAAAGCGTTTGA
- a CDS encoding aldehyde dehydrogenase family protein — translation MHTQLFINGQWQDAASGRTFPTINPATTEVIAHVAEGGAADIDRAVKAAVAALAGPWGKMEAAQRGRLIWKMGERILARAEELARLETLDNGKTITESSRIDVPYSADLYFYYAGAATKLEGHTIPVTGPYFNYTLREPLGVVGLIVPWNFPLLLASRKVAAALAAGNTVVLKPAAQTPLTALLLAEIGMEAGLPPGVLNVVPGHGATAGAALVKHPAVDGIALTGGTATGQQLMRDAAATVKKLHLELGGKSPNIVFADADLEAAARMALLGIFYNKGEVCTAGSRLLVEKGIYDVFMEKLVERVQKLQPGDPLDPKTRLGPLVSEAQLANVKRYVEIGEREGARLRTGGQPPEPAPGKGYFFQPTIFDNVAPNSTIAQEEIFGPVLAAMPFADGDELLKIANGTIYGLAAAIWTKDIKKAHRLARDLKAGTVWINTYNNYDAAMPYGGYKASGFGRESGMEAFEFYSQSKSVWVDLS, via the coding sequence ATGCACACACAACTTTTCATCAACGGACAATGGCAGGATGCGGCCAGTGGCCGCACCTTCCCCACCATCAATCCCGCCACGACGGAAGTGATTGCCCACGTCGCCGAGGGTGGCGCGGCGGACATTGACCGCGCGGTGAAAGCCGCCGTCGCCGCACTTGCAGGCCCCTGGGGCAAGATGGAGGCCGCGCAGCGTGGCCGCCTCATCTGGAAAATGGGCGAACGCATTCTCGCCCGCGCCGAGGAACTGGCCCGGCTGGAAACGCTCGACAACGGCAAGACCATCACCGAATCAAGCCGCATTGATGTGCCTTATTCAGCGGACTTGTATTTCTACTATGCCGGCGCTGCCACCAAACTCGAGGGCCATACCATTCCCGTGACTGGGCCGTACTTCAACTACACCTTGCGTGAACCGCTCGGCGTGGTGGGCCTGATCGTGCCGTGGAATTTTCCCTTGTTGCTGGCCTCGCGCAAAGTGGCGGCGGCGCTGGCCGCGGGCAACACCGTGGTGTTGAAGCCGGCGGCGCAAACGCCGTTGACGGCGCTGCTGCTGGCGGAGATCGGCATGGAAGCCGGCTTGCCGCCGGGCGTGTTGAATGTGGTGCCCGGCCACGGCGCCACTGCCGGCGCGGCTTTGGTGAAGCATCCTGCGGTGGATGGCATTGCGCTCACCGGCGGCACCGCCACCGGCCAGCAACTCATGCGCGATGCCGCCGCGACGGTGAAGAAACTCCATCTCGAACTCGGCGGCAAATCGCCGAATATCGTCTTCGCGGATGCCGATCTCGAGGCGGCCGCGCGCATGGCGCTGCTGGGCATTTTCTATAACAAAGGCGAAGTGTGCACGGCGGGGTCGCGCTTGCTGGTTGAAAAGGGAATCTATGACGTCTTCATGGAAAAGCTCGTCGAGCGCGTCCAGAAACTGCAGCCCGGTGATCCGCTCGATCCCAAGACCCGCCTGGGGCCGCTGGTTTCCGAGGCGCAATTGGCAAATGTGAAACGGTACGTCGAGATCGGCGAACGCGAAGGCGCGCGTCTGCGCACCGGCGGCCAGCCGCCTGAGCCTGCGCCTGGCAAGGGTTATTTCTTCCAGCCCACGATCTTCGATAACGTTGCGCCGAATTCCACCATTGCGCAGGAGGAGATTTTTGGTCCGGTGCTCGCGGCCATGCCGTTTGCCGACGGCGACGAGTTGCTCAAGATCGCCAACGGCACGATCTACGGACTGGCGGCTGCGATTTGGACGAAGGACATCAAGAAGGCGCACCGGCTGGCCAGAGATCTGAAGGCGGGCACGGTGTGGATCAACACCTACAACAACTATGATGCCGCCATGCCGTATGGCGGTTACAAGGCCAGCGGCTTCGGCCGCGAGAGCGGCATGGAAGCTTTCGAGTTCTATTCCCAGTCGAAGAGTGTATGGGTGGATTTGAGTTGA
- the ppk1 gene encoding polyphosphate kinase 1 yields the protein MNTSLRSEAQDDSVLSAPKLAANADNGQLVSATAEAALAQQRMNNRDLSWLEFNARVLEEAQDETVPILERVKFLAIFASNLDEFFMVRVATIRRQIEAGVTVPGPDGLAPAQVMAAISERVNRAHERMGQCFQEQILPALQRAGILLVDEKSASAKQVAFAGKYFQSNVKPLLTPLTIDYTHPFPSLHNKTLYFCVELAHRKKSKKKLSLRLALVLIPSQALGRFVQLPSEDDKKYVIRLDDIIRLNLNEIFPGEQVLGCYAIKVVRDAELDYVEEEAYDLLVTIEKSLIQRRKAPATRFLYDPAMPQRVLDTFVHELKLSPSNLFPGGRYHSFSDFMQFPGFSAPHLQYPPLPPLPVAVLEKNRDLFAVIRKRDVLLHHPYQRFSYVEQFLKRAADDPNVVSLKITLYRISAKSEIAKALARAAQKGKHVTAIVEIKARFDEEANISWAKKLEKHGVHVIYGMPRLKTHCKLAMIARKEAGMIRLYCHLSTGNYNDKTAQIYGDLGMLTAREEITQEVATVFDMLTGDLTPRPFKHLLVAPHYLRGAFVSRIHREAENARAGKPAGIIAKMNSLVDADMINELYAASAAGVPIRLLVRGICSLKPGVPGLSENISVISIIDRFLEHARIYRFENDGNPEYFLSSGDWMTRNLDRRVEVAFPVLDPELQKQVQDIIDLQMADNVKTRVLLPDSTNLRRKTEGKPVRSQEALYEYAQRFTKLEPESSEAVPRPRD from the coding sequence ATGAACACTTCCCTACGATCTGAAGCTCAAGACGACAGCGTGCTGTCGGCGCCGAAGCTCGCCGCAAACGCCGACAACGGCCAACTCGTCAGCGCGACCGCCGAAGCGGCGCTGGCGCAACAACGCATGAACAACCGCGATCTGAGCTGGCTGGAGTTCAATGCGCGCGTGCTGGAAGAAGCGCAGGATGAAACCGTGCCGATTCTCGAGCGGGTGAAGTTTCTCGCCATCTTTGCTTCGAACCTCGATGAGTTTTTCATGGTGCGCGTGGCGACCATCCGGCGGCAGATCGAAGCAGGAGTAACGGTGCCCGGCCCGGACGGATTGGCGCCGGCGCAGGTGATGGCGGCGATCTCTGAGCGCGTCAATCGGGCGCATGAACGCATGGGCCAATGCTTTCAGGAACAAATCCTGCCGGCATTGCAGCGCGCCGGCATCCTGCTGGTTGATGAAAAGAGCGCCAGCGCCAAGCAGGTGGCGTTTGCCGGCAAATACTTCCAAAGCAACGTCAAGCCTCTGCTCACGCCGCTCACCATCGACTACACTCATCCCTTCCCCAGCCTGCACAACAAGACGCTGTACTTCTGCGTGGAACTGGCGCATCGCAAGAAATCGAAGAAGAAACTCTCGCTGCGGCTGGCGCTGGTGCTGATTCCCTCACAGGCGCTGGGCCGGTTCGTGCAATTGCCCTCGGAGGACGACAAGAAGTACGTCATCCGGCTGGATGACATTATTCGCCTGAATCTCAACGAGATTTTTCCGGGCGAACAAGTGCTGGGCTGCTATGCCATCAAAGTCGTGCGGGACGCCGAGCTGGATTACGTGGAGGAGGAAGCCTACGATCTGCTCGTCACCATCGAGAAGAGCCTGATCCAGCGCCGCAAAGCGCCGGCAACGCGTTTTCTCTATGACCCGGCGATGCCGCAGCGCGTGCTCGATACCTTCGTGCATGAATTGAAGCTCTCCCCCAGCAACCTTTTTCCCGGCGGCCGCTATCATTCCTTTTCCGATTTCATGCAGTTCCCCGGCTTCAGCGCGCCGCATTTGCAGTATCCCCCGCTGCCGCCGCTGCCGGTTGCCGTGCTGGAAAAGAACCGCGATCTCTTCGCCGTCATCCGCAAGCGTGACGTGCTGCTGCATCACCCCTACCAGCGCTTCAGCTATGTGGAACAATTCCTGAAGCGGGCGGCGGATGATCCCAACGTGGTCTCCCTCAAGATCACGCTGTACCGCATTTCGGCCAAATCGGAAATCGCCAAGGCCCTGGCGCGCGCCGCGCAGAAGGGCAAGCACGTCACCGCCATCGTCGAGATCAAGGCGCGCTTCGACGAGGAAGCCAACATCTCCTGGGCCAAGAAACTCGAAAAGCACGGCGTGCACGTCATCTACGGCATGCCGCGCTTGAAGACGCATTGCAAGCTCGCCATGATCGCGCGCAAGGAGGCGGGGATGATCCGCCTGTATTGCCATCTCAGCACCGGCAACTACAACGACAAAACCGCGCAGATCTACGGCGATCTCGGCATGCTCACCGCGCGCGAGGAGATCACCCAGGAAGTCGCCACCGTCTTCGACATGCTCACCGGCGATCTCACGCCGCGGCCGTTCAAGCATCTGCTGGTTGCCCCGCACTATCTGCGCGGCGCGTTCGTCAGCCGCATCCACCGGGAAGCGGAAAATGCCCGCGCCGGCAAGCCGGCCGGGATCATCGCCAAGATGAACTCACTGGTGGATGCCGACATGATCAATGAGCTGTATGCCGCGAGCGCCGCCGGCGTGCCGATTCGACTGCTGGTGCGCGGCATCTGCAGCCTGAAACCGGGCGTGCCCGGCTTGAGCGAAAACATTTCCGTGATCAGCATCATCGACCGCTTTCTCGAACATGCGCGTATCTACCGCTTCGAGAACGACGGCAACCCGGAATACTTCCTTTCCAGCGGCGATTGGATGACGCGCAACCTCGACCGCCGCGTGGAAGTCGCCTTTCCGGTGCTCGATCCCGAGCTGCAAAAGCAGGTACAGGACATCATCGACCTGCAAATGGCGGACAACGTCAAAACGCGCGTGCTGCTGCCCGACAGCACCAACCTCCGCCGGAAAACCGAGGGCAAACCGGTGCGCTCCCAGGAGGCCTTGTACGAATACGCCCAGCGCTTCACCAAGCTGGAGCCGGAGAGCAGCGAGGCCGTGCCGCGGCCGCGCGATTAA
- a CDS encoding DUF1648 domain-containing protein — translation MNASARPAQRPVLTLSPSRLEIALRLAAALGILTFVYLLVQYFPALPARIPVHFNAAGQVDGWGSKHTLLFLFALTAVLLLGLTILRRYPHKFNYLYPITPQNAEKQYRLACELLAVLQVQVVWLFTYLGWRLMVSAQQNAGGVSMLLLPVIILVNVGTLVFYLVKSSHAR, via the coding sequence ATGAACGCATCTGCCCGGCCGGCGCAGCGCCCGGTCCTGACCCTTTCGCCCTCCCGCCTCGAGATTGCCCTCCGTCTCGCGGCCGCGCTGGGAATTCTGACATTCGTCTATCTGTTGGTGCAATACTTTCCGGCGCTGCCCGCCAGAATTCCGGTTCATTTCAATGCTGCCGGCCAGGTGGATGGCTGGGGCAGCAAGCACACGCTGCTTTTCCTGTTTGCGTTGACCGCCGTGTTGCTGCTGGGTCTGACCATCCTGCGGCGCTATCCCCACAAGTTCAACTACCTGTATCCGATCACCCCGCAAAACGCCGAGAAACAGTACCGCCTGGCGTGCGAGCTGCTGGCCGTTCTGCAGGTGCAAGTGGTTTGGCTATTCACCTACCTCGGATGGCGGCTGATGGTATCAGCGCAGCAAAACGCCGGCGGCGTGAGCATGCTTTTGTTGCCGGTGATCATTCTGGTGAATGTCGGCACGTTGGTTTTCTATCTGGTCAAATCTTCCCACGCCCGTTGA